Genomic DNA from Niabella ginsenosidivorans:
AACATGCCGATTGGCGCACGTGTTACTTTACGCGGTGAAAAAATGTATGAGTTCCTGGACCGCCTGATTGCTGTAGCATTGCCCCGTGTACGGGATTTCAAAGGCGTTAATGAGAAATCTTTTGACGGCCGCGGGAATTATACCATGGGTGTTACAGAGCAGATCATTTTTCCCGAGATCGATATCGATAAGGTGAATAAGATCACCGGTATGGATATCACTTTCGTTACAACAGCCCATACTGATGAAGAGGCATATGAGTTGCTGAAAGAGCTGGGAGTTCCATTCAGGAATGCAAGAAAATCTGCTGAATAATAAATATAAAATTGAAATTCATATAAAATGGCAAAAACTTCAATTATAGCCCGTCAGAAAAAAAGAGAAAAAATGGTGGAGCAATACGCCGC
This window encodes:
- the rplE gene encoding 50S ribosomal protein L5 is translated as MSTKTYIPRLATKYKNEVVPALVKKFAYKSVMQAPKLEKICINRGVNGAVTDKKLVDIAVDELTTITGQKAVVTNSKKDISNFKLRRNMPIGARVTLRGEKMYEFLDRLIAVALPRVRDFKGVNEKSFDGRGNYTMGVTEQIIFPEIDIDKVNKITGMDITFVTTAHTDEEAYELLKELGVPFRNARKSAE